A single Antechinus flavipes isolate AdamAnt ecotype Samford, QLD, Australia chromosome 5, AdamAnt_v2, whole genome shotgun sequence DNA region contains:
- the LOC127538130 gene encoding olfactory receptor 6C76-like, which translates to MGNRTTVTVFILLGLTDDPQWKIVLFLFLLLTYILSVTGNLTIILLTLLDTHLKTPMYFFLRNFSLLEISYTSVCIPKFLVSIASGDKTITYNCCAAQFFFAFLLGTSEFYLLAAMSYDRYVAICKPLHYTTIMNSKVCFLLVFSSWFSSFLFVFTGLLLGLQLDFCDSNIIDHFYYDLDPIMQLSCTDTHFHELLSFSLALVTLSATLTLVILSYSYIALTILRIPSASQRKKAFSTCSSHMIVLSISYGSCIFMYIKTSAKERISLIKGVSLLNTSVAPLLNPFIYTLRNQQVKQALKDVIQRTALFSKK; encoded by the coding sequence ATGGGAAATCGTACAACAGTGACAGTTTTTATTCTGCTAGGATTGACAGATGACCCACAATGGAAGattgtactttttctttttctgcttctcacCTACATATTAAGTGTTACTGGAAACTTGACCATCATCCTCCTCACCTTGTTGGACACCCACCTCAAGACTCCCATGTACTTCTTTCTTCGAAATTTCTCCCTCTTAGAAATTTCCTATACATCTGTTTGTATTCCTAAATTTCTAGTTAGTATTGCAAGTGGAGACAAAACCATTACTTATAATTGTTGTGCTGCTcagtttttttttgctttccttcttggAACTTCTGAATTTTACCTTCTGGCTGCCATGTCCTATGATCGTTATGTTGCCATTTGCAAGCCCCTGCATTACACAACGATCATGAACAGCAAAGTCTGCTTCTTGCTTGTTTTTAGCTCTTGGTTCTCTAGTTTCCTGTTTGTCTTTACAGGCCTGCTTCTAGGTCTCCAACTGGATTTCTGTGACTCCAATATCATTGACCATTTCTATTATGACCTTGATCCCATAATGCAGCTCTCCTGTACAGACACACATTTTCATGAGCTTCTTAGTTTCAGTCTAGCTTTAGTGACACTCTCAGCTACTTTAACATTAGTGATTCTATCTTATTCCTACATTGCCTTGACAATTCTAAGAATTCCATCAGCTAGTCAGAGGAAAAAAGCCTTTTCCACCTGTTCCTCTCACATGATTGTTCTCTCCATTTCTTATGGTAGCTGCATTTTCATGTATATTAAAACTTCAGCTAAGGAGAGAATATCTTTAATCAAGGGAGTATCTTTACTCAATACTTCAGTTGCCCCTCTATTAAACCCTTTCATTTATACCTTACGGAACCAGCAAGTGAAACAAGCATTAAAGGATGTAATCCAGAGGACAGCTCTCTTCTCAAAGAAATAG
- the LOC127564891 gene encoding olfactory receptor 6C74-like codes for MGNNTRVTVFILLGLTDDPQWKIVLFLFLFLTYILSIAGNLTIILLTLLDSHLKTPMYFFLRNFSLLEISYTTVCIPKFLVCIASGDKTITYNCCVAQLFFAFLLGASEFYLLAAMSYDRYVAICKPLHYTTIMNSKVCTQLVLSSWISGFLIIFPGLILGLQLDFCASNAIDHFYCDTGPMLQLSCTDTEFLELLSFILALVTLLVTLALVILSYTFIALTILRIPSASQRKKAFSTCSSHMIVLSLSYGSCIFMYIKPSAKERISLTKGISLLNTSVAPLLNPFIYTLRNQQVKQAFKDAIQRATPFSKK; via the coding sequence ATGGGAAATAATACAAGAGTGACAGTGTTTATTCTCCTAGGACTGACAGATGATCCTCAGTGGAAGattgtactttttctttttctgtttctcaccTACATATTAAGTATTGCTGGCAATTTGACTATCATCCTCCTCACCTTGTTGGATTCCCATCTCAAGACTCCCATGTACTTCTTCCTTCGGAATTTCTCTCTCCTAGAAATTTCCTATACAACTGTTTGCATCCCTAAATTTCTGGTTTGTATTGCAAGTGGGGACAAAACTATTACTTATAATTGTTGTGTTGCTCAGTTGTTTTTTGCCTTCCTTCTTGGGGCATCTGAATTTTATCTTCTGGCTGCCATGTCCTATGATCGTTATGTTGCCATTTGTAAGCCCCTGCATTACACAACGATCATGAACAGCAAAGTCTGCACCCAGCTTGTACTTAGCTCTTGGATCTCTGGCTTCCTGATAATTTTCCCAGGCTTGATTCTAGGCCTTCAACTTGATTTCTGTGCCTCCAATGCCATTGACCATTTCTACTGTGACACTGGTCCCATGTTGCAACTCTCTTGCACAGACACAGAGTTTCTTGAGCTACTCAGTTTTATTTTAGCTTTAGTGACACTTTTGGTTACTTTGGCATTAGTTATTCTGTCTTACACCTTTATTGCCTTGACAATTCTGAGAATTCCATCTGCTAGTCAGAGAAAAAAGGCTTTTTCCACCTGTTCCTCTCACATGATTGTTCTGTCCCTCTCTTATGGCAGCTGCATTTTCATGTACATTAAACCCTCAGCTAAGGAAAGAATATCATTAACCAAGGGAATATCCTTACTCAATACTTCAGTTGCCCCTCTATTAAACCCCTTTATTTACACTCTAAGGAACCAGCAAGTGAAACAAGCCTTCAAGGATGCAATCCAGAGAGCAACtcctttttcaaagaaatga